Proteins encoded within one genomic window of Bradyrhizobium sp. 186:
- a CDS encoding LysR family transcriptional regulator, which yields MDRIDAMKIFVVALDEGGLRKAGRKLGRSPAAISRALASLEAHVGVTLLHRTTRSFKLSDAGERYALVCRRVIADLEEADLVAASERSTPSGTLTITAPVAAGEDILRPVLDEFMDAYPTVSVRLFLLDRPVKLIDEGMDIALRIGNLTDSTLVAIRLGAVRRVVAASPRYLSAHPKIEEVADLAKHKIIAMTHFGIDSWTFPPAKGSSIPRSVHFTPRFVVNSVRGAIAPAVEGRGITRLFSYHIAEQLSQNGLQVLLRHDDASAIPLHLISPQGRLAVPKVRAFVDFAVPRLKAQFSRLSTDAVVQKADIRTCRERVFSDQ from the coding sequence GTGGACCGTATCGACGCCATGAAGATCTTCGTCGTCGCCCTCGATGAGGGAGGCTTAAGGAAAGCGGGACGCAAGCTGGGGCGATCACCTGCTGCGATAAGCCGGGCGCTTGCCTCTCTTGAGGCGCATGTAGGTGTTACCCTTCTTCACCGCACGACGAGGTCATTCAAGCTAAGCGACGCGGGGGAACGTTATGCGCTTGTGTGTCGCCGCGTCATTGCAGATCTTGAGGAGGCTGATCTCGTCGCGGCAAGTGAACGATCGACCCCGAGTGGCACGTTGACCATAACAGCTCCAGTCGCGGCGGGCGAAGATATCTTGCGCCCGGTATTGGACGAGTTCATGGACGCCTATCCAACCGTCTCTGTCAGGCTGTTTTTGCTGGATCGACCGGTGAAACTTATCGATGAAGGCATGGATATCGCCTTGCGAATTGGCAACTTGACAGATTCCACGCTCGTCGCGATCCGGTTGGGAGCGGTCAGGCGCGTCGTAGCGGCATCGCCCCGCTATTTGTCGGCGCATCCGAAAATCGAAGAGGTCGCTGATCTTGCAAAGCACAAGATCATCGCAATGACTCACTTCGGAATTGATTCGTGGACCTTTCCACCGGCGAAAGGATCGTCGATACCGCGATCGGTTCATTTCACGCCACGATTCGTGGTGAATAGTGTTCGTGGCGCTATTGCCCCGGCCGTCGAGGGGCGAGGGATCACCCGGCTCTTCTCCTATCACATTGCGGAGCAACTCTCGCAAAACGGGCTACAAGTCCTTCTCAGGCATGACGACGCTTCCGCGATCCCTCTGCATCTGATTTCCCCACAGGGACGGCTTGCCGTTCCCAAAGTGCGGGCTTTCGTCGATTTTGCGGTGCCTCGTCTCAAAGCGCAATTCTCCCGCCTCTCGACCGATGCCGTGGTTCAAAAAGCCGACATTCGTACGTGCCGCGAAAGAGTGTTTTCCGACCAGTGA
- a CDS encoding nitronate monooxygenase has protein sequence MIRTRLTKLFNIEHPIILAPMTPAAGADLSTAVAAAGGLGLLGGGYGDRAWFETESAKITRNDVGCGFITWSVAKQPELLDFAIERHPRAIMLSFADPAPFAKRIKQARVPLICQVHTVDQARRAADVGADVVVAQGTEAGGHGQTARSTLPFVPTVVDALSKYAPNVVVVAAGGIADGRGLAAALMLGAEGALMGSRFWATKEALIHPSAKAKVVAASGDETIRTSVYDIVRQRAWPEGYTGRLLKNEFIEKWHGHEEKLRALQADELEKVEAASRVGDFDVANVTVGESIGMIHDLPAAGDVVRRVVAEAKVRLAKYDRASLE, from the coding sequence ATGATCAGGACGCGGTTGACGAAGCTGTTTAATATTGAACACCCAATCATCCTTGCGCCGATGACGCCTGCCGCGGGCGCAGACCTGTCCACCGCGGTTGCGGCCGCCGGCGGGCTCGGCTTACTTGGCGGCGGATATGGCGACCGCGCCTGGTTCGAGACAGAGTCAGCGAAAATCACGCGCAACGATGTGGGATGCGGTTTCATCACTTGGTCGGTCGCAAAACAGCCGGAATTGCTCGACTTTGCAATAGAGCGTCATCCGCGCGCGATCATGTTGTCCTTTGCTGATCCGGCACCATTTGCAAAGCGCATCAAACAAGCCCGGGTGCCCCTCATTTGCCAAGTCCATACGGTCGACCAAGCACGACGAGCCGCCGATGTCGGAGCCGATGTCGTCGTAGCGCAAGGCACGGAAGCGGGCGGCCACGGCCAAACAGCCCGATCGACACTGCCGTTCGTCCCGACGGTGGTAGACGCTCTGAGCAAATACGCACCTAACGTGGTCGTTGTTGCCGCGGGCGGGATCGCCGACGGGCGAGGTCTTGCTGCGGCTCTGATGCTAGGCGCCGAAGGCGCTCTCATGGGCAGCCGCTTTTGGGCAACAAAGGAGGCTCTTATCCATCCAAGTGCCAAAGCCAAGGTGGTGGCAGCTTCGGGCGATGAGACGATACGAACCAGCGTGTACGATATTGTAAGGCAGAGAGCTTGGCCGGAAGGATACACTGGGCGGCTACTGAAGAATGAGTTCATCGAAAAGTGGCATGGCCACGAAGAGAAGCTAAGGGCTCTACAGGCCGACGAGCTGGAAAAGGTGGAGGCGGCGTCGCGCGTCGGCGACTTCGACGTGGCGAATGTGACGGTCGGGGAGTCAATCGGCATGATTCATGACTTGCCCGCGGCAGGTGACGTCGTGCGCCGTGTCGTTGCCGAGGCCAAAGTGAGGCTCGCCAAGTATGACCGCGCTTCGTTGGAGTGA
- a CDS encoding LysR family transcriptional regulator: MDATDLRVFEAVARHGSMNRAAAELNTVQSNVTARVRALELELGIQLFQRHARGVKVTPAGRRMLPFSARITKLLSDAKAAARDDGTPGGVLELGTLETTAAIRLPSVLASFTKAYPKVRPVVTTGTTCSLIEDVVECRLEGAFVAGPVDHPDLQQECLFREELVLVTPRSIRSIEELSSINELKTIVFRVGCSYRIRLENLLNKVGILVAQPLEFGSIDAILGCVAAGVGITLLPKGVVVAAWRDGQVAVHELESEFSEVQTVFIRRTDAYVSSALSAFLQIVRPGPELHAAAAE; this comes from the coding sequence ATGGACGCAACCGATCTAAGAGTCTTTGAGGCAGTTGCTCGGCACGGCAGTATGAACCGAGCTGCGGCTGAGCTGAACACTGTCCAATCCAATGTCACTGCGCGCGTAAGAGCGCTGGAGCTTGAGCTCGGTATTCAGCTATTCCAGCGACATGCACGCGGCGTGAAGGTCACGCCGGCCGGGCGCCGCATGCTCCCCTTTTCGGCACGAATAACCAAGCTCCTCAGCGACGCCAAGGCCGCCGCAAGGGATGATGGCACCCCGGGTGGCGTCCTTGAACTCGGCACCCTTGAAACGACCGCGGCGATTCGGCTTCCGTCTGTGCTTGCGAGCTTCACGAAAGCTTACCCAAAGGTTCGTCCAGTGGTGACGACCGGGACGACCTGCAGCCTCATCGAAGACGTTGTCGAGTGCAGACTGGAGGGCGCGTTTGTCGCGGGGCCGGTGGATCATCCAGATCTGCAACAGGAGTGCCTGTTTCGGGAAGAACTCGTCTTGGTAACGCCTCGCTCAATTCGAAGCATCGAAGAGCTTTCCTCGATCAACGAACTGAAAACAATTGTCTTCCGTGTCGGTTGCTCCTATCGGATAAGGCTTGAAAATCTGCTGAACAAGGTGGGAATACTTGTGGCGCAGCCTTTGGAATTTGGTTCGATCGATGCCATCCTCGGCTGCGTGGCGGCGGGCGTTGGAATCACACTGCTGCCCAAGGGAGTGGTTGTTGCGGCATGGCGGGACGGCCAAGTCGCAGTGCATGAATTGGAGTCCGAGTTTTCTGAAGTGCAGACCGTGTTCATTCGGCGCACAGACGCCTACGTCTCCAGTGCACTCTCTGCCTTTCTTCAGATTGTACGGCCGGGCCCCGAGTTGCATGCGGCGGCCGCGGAGTAG
- a CDS encoding MmgE/PrpD family protein, protein MLMKNATSVSTVSEIAGFADRAVSASLKPDARKLYKRNILDSLGCAISALPGAPFAALREQFAEYRSGGSCTLIGGGRTAPDQAALYNSGLVRYVDLLDSYMSPGGLCHPSDNFGAILAAAEHAKASGEDFMLALAVAYEIQCRFTAVVPVMAKGFNHAIQLAISAAAGAGKLFGLNAEQIAHAISIATVDNISLTCVHVEPVSQWKGFSPGMTGMRAVYSASLAKRGFTGPSGLFEGPNGLLRMFDQKIDVDWSDDSLEIIKLTIMKKFCSLIHGQPVLEAVLKLKRDNKLAAGDIETVRCDIFQSGFDIAGGGAFGSKDRPQTKEQADYNLKYLIAAALLDDEVGPAQLEQARVQADDAQALLSKVTIAPDDAFTARYPHELNTRIAIKAKDGRTFDREQLGYEGGLGNPMSWERTVEKFNWLSEPFADEALRNSIIKAVEKIDERPISDLMDILGKVNPEAVHPALHPGIQ, encoded by the coding sequence ATGCTGATGAAGAATGCGACTTCCGTATCCACAGTAAGCGAGATCGCCGGTTTTGCCGACCGGGCTGTTTCGGCATCTCTCAAGCCTGACGCGCGCAAGCTCTACAAGCGAAATATTCTGGATAGCCTAGGATGCGCGATCTCCGCGCTTCCGGGAGCGCCGTTCGCGGCGCTGCGGGAACAGTTTGCGGAGTACCGGTCCGGCGGGTCGTGCACCCTGATCGGCGGCGGTAGGACCGCTCCGGACCAGGCCGCCCTGTATAACTCTGGGTTGGTGCGATATGTCGACCTCCTTGACAGCTACATGTCGCCGGGCGGGCTCTGTCATCCAAGCGACAATTTCGGCGCAATCCTGGCTGCTGCCGAGCACGCCAAGGCATCCGGCGAAGACTTCATGCTCGCCCTTGCGGTAGCCTACGAAATCCAATGCCGGTTTACCGCCGTTGTCCCTGTCATGGCGAAGGGGTTCAATCATGCAATTCAGCTCGCAATATCCGCTGCCGCTGGAGCAGGAAAGCTGTTTGGGCTGAACGCTGAGCAGATCGCGCATGCGATCTCGATCGCGACTGTTGATAACATTTCCCTCACTTGCGTTCATGTCGAGCCGGTATCGCAGTGGAAGGGCTTTTCTCCCGGAATGACCGGGATGCGCGCAGTCTATTCCGCATCGCTCGCTAAGCGTGGCTTCACCGGTCCATCTGGGCTGTTTGAGGGACCGAACGGCTTGCTGCGGATGTTTGATCAAAAGATCGACGTTGATTGGTCGGACGACTCGCTCGAGATCATCAAGCTTACGATCATGAAGAAATTCTGTTCGCTCATTCACGGTCAGCCAGTTCTCGAGGCCGTGCTCAAGTTGAAGCGCGACAATAAGTTGGCGGCCGGCGATATCGAGACCGTCCGTTGCGACATCTTCCAGTCAGGTTTCGACATCGCGGGCGGCGGCGCATTTGGCTCAAAAGACAGACCGCAGACCAAGGAGCAAGCGGATTACAACTTGAAGTACCTGATTGCGGCGGCGCTTTTGGACGATGAGGTCGGGCCTGCGCAGCTCGAGCAGGCGCGTGTCCAGGCTGATGACGCACAAGCCCTGTTGAGCAAGGTAACGATAGCTCCCGACGATGCCTTCACCGCCAGATACCCGCACGAGCTGAACACCAGGATAGCTATCAAGGCCAAAGACGGTCGTACCTTCGATCGCGAGCAGCTTGGGTACGAAGGTGGGCTCGGCAACCCAATGTCATGGGAACGCACGGTCGAGAAGTTCAACTGGCTGAGCGAGCCATTCGCGGATGAAGCACTACGTAACAGTATCATCAAGGCGGTCGAGAAGATCGACGAGCGACCGATCTCTGATTTGATGGATATCCTTGGGAAAGTGAACCCCGAGGCGGTCCACCCTGCGCTTCACCCCGGAATTCAATAG
- a CDS encoding tautomerase family protein: MSMISCDMRYGRSDEQKRALSAGLLRVVSEATGEPANNIFFVIREGRGINFVEHGQHLPEFVEGNANDKELIARLK, translated from the coding sequence ATGTCAATGATTTCTTGCGACATGCGGTACGGCCGCTCGGATGAGCAAAAGCGAGCGCTTTCGGCCGGCCTGCTGCGTGTCGTCAGCGAAGCGACCGGTGAACCGGCCAACAACATCTTCTTTGTCATCAGAGAGGGACGAGGCATTAACTTCGTCGAGCATGGGCAACACCTGCCCGAATTTGTCGAAGGCAATGCCAACGACAAAGAGCTCATTGCTCGCCTGAAATAG
- a CDS encoding tautomerase family protein encodes MPYIECHIAAGLTKTRKTQLIRDIVKVTHESIGSDPKIINVLLFEHPADNMSISGRIHGEE; translated from the coding sequence ATGCCCTACATTGAGTGTCATATCGCAGCGGGTCTCACCAAGACCCGTAAGACGCAGTTGATCCGTGACATCGTCAAGGTTACCCACGAATCGATCGGCTCGGATCCGAAGATCATCAACGTTCTCCTTTTTGAGCATCCCGCCGACAACATGAGCATTTCCGGAAGGATTCACGGCGAGGAATAG
- a CDS encoding enolase C-terminal domain-like protein, which produces MTNGVSTAGQRIRSVTTRGVMVPLKFTLGTSAAVVRAVPLLLVDLLNEDGVTGKAYTFCYRPSGATAISSHLYEAVELLKGKNATPFEASQTLARQFALLGVTGAVRMALSLLDMAMWDATAQMHRAPLSTLLGSGPKSLRAYDSRGLGLMEPDSLAQEVRALLESGLGAVKVRLGYPTLFEDLAALRAVRKSVSGADIAIMVDYNQALTPAEAVLRGRELEKEGIYWLEEPIAHDDYVASAALARELKVPVQIGENLNGPDALLRAVTTGASDYVMVDVARIGGVTGWLHAAGIAAAQGIEMSSHLMPEVSTHLLCATPTAHWLEYVDWADAIVEEPLKIRDGMVLTPESAGSGISWDEAKLKRLAAI; this is translated from the coding sequence ATGACGAACGGCGTGAGTACCGCAGGACAACGAATTCGCTCGGTAACGACCCGCGGAGTGATGGTCCCGCTGAAATTTACGCTGGGAACGAGCGCGGCTGTTGTGAGGGCAGTGCCGCTGTTGCTTGTCGATTTGCTGAACGAAGATGGCGTAACGGGCAAGGCCTACACGTTTTGCTACCGGCCCTCGGGGGCGACTGCCATATCCTCACATCTGTACGAGGCGGTCGAACTCCTCAAGGGCAAGAACGCCACGCCCTTTGAGGCATCGCAGACCCTCGCGCGCCAGTTTGCACTACTCGGGGTGACCGGCGCCGTGCGGATGGCTCTTTCACTGCTCGATATGGCCATGTGGGACGCGACTGCGCAGATGCATCGTGCTCCGCTGTCCACTCTACTCGGGTCAGGGCCTAAATCGCTACGCGCGTACGACAGCCGTGGGCTTGGGCTGATGGAGCCGGATAGCCTTGCCCAAGAGGTGAGGGCGCTTCTGGAGAGCGGTTTAGGAGCAGTTAAGGTCCGGCTCGGATACCCCACGCTTTTTGAGGACCTGGCCGCGTTGCGGGCTGTCCGCAAGAGCGTTTCCGGCGCAGATATTGCGATCATGGTGGACTACAATCAGGCCCTGACACCCGCGGAAGCAGTTCTTCGTGGACGAGAGCTGGAAAAAGAGGGGATCTACTGGCTCGAAGAGCCGATAGCTCACGATGACTATGTGGCGAGCGCCGCACTGGCGCGTGAACTGAAGGTTCCGGTCCAGATCGGCGAAAACCTCAACGGCCCGGATGCCCTGTTACGTGCCGTCACGACTGGCGCGAGCGACTACGTCATGGTCGACGTCGCGCGGATAGGCGGTGTAACCGGCTGGCTGCATGCGGCTGGCATCGCTGCAGCCCAGGGTATCGAAATGTCGTCGCATCTGATGCCGGAAGTGAGCACGCATCTTCTTTGCGCCACGCCCACCGCCCATTGGCTTGAGTATGTTGATTGGGCAGATGCGATCGTCGAAGAACCATTGAAAATCCGCGACGGAATGGTTCTCACGCCGGAGAGTGCCGGCAGCGGGATCTCATGGGACGAGGCCAAGCTAAAGCGCCTTGCTGCAATCTGA
- a CDS encoding helix-turn-helix domain-containing protein, with amino-acid sequence MSQKSGRHFTEKQGHYLAFIYTYAHMFGRPPAETDMQRHFRVSPPSVHQMIVTLERNGFIRRQPGIPRSIEILVPPESLPILEWLGIKTLKSL; translated from the coding sequence ATGAGTCAAAAATCAGGCAGGCACTTCACGGAGAAGCAGGGACACTACCTGGCCTTTATCTACACCTACGCGCACATGTTCGGACGCCCGCCCGCCGAAACCGACATGCAGCGCCATTTCCGCGTTAGCCCGCCTTCGGTCCACCAGATGATCGTCACCCTCGAGCGAAACGGTTTCATTCGTCGTCAACCTGGCATCCCCAGAAGCATCGAAATCCTCGTGCCGCCGGAAAGCTTGCCGATCCTCGAATGGCTCGGAATCAAAACGTTAAAATCACTGTGA
- a CDS encoding IS630 family transposase has protein sequence MNVRYRVELSQIERDELTAMLGGGKHAARKLKRAQILLAADAGSCDAEIARSVRVSLSSIGRTKRRFVEGNLERALSEEPRPGAGRKLTGKEEALLVATACAKPPAGRKRWTLTLLADMMVKLTDHDSLSGETVRRRLAENDLKPWRRDMWCIPYVDGEYVARMEDVLDLYAEAPDPVRPLVCFDETPVQLIGEVRQPIPAEPGQRERYDYEYRRNGTVNLFVTFDPHRGWRNVKVTEHRAAVDYAYCMRELVDVHYPDADCIRLVQDNLSIHTAGALYQAFAPAEARRILRRLEFHFTPKHASWLNMVECEISVLQRQCLGRRIDDPKRLRNEIAAWQKRRNKTRARIKWMFTTDKARAKLARAYSATAKESKSL, from the coding sequence ATGAATGTACGTTATCGGGTCGAATTGAGCCAAATCGAGCGGGACGAACTGACGGCGATGCTGGGCGGCGGGAAGCATGCTGCCCGCAAGCTCAAGCGGGCGCAGATTTTGCTGGCGGCCGATGCCGGCAGTTGCGACGCGGAGATTGCCCGGTCTGTCCGGGTCAGCCTGTCCAGCATCGGCCGGACCAAGCGCCGCTTCGTGGAAGGCAATCTGGAGCGGGCCTTGAGCGAGGAACCGCGTCCGGGCGCAGGGCGCAAACTGACCGGCAAGGAGGAGGCCCTGCTGGTGGCGACGGCATGCGCCAAGCCGCCTGCCGGCCGCAAACGTTGGACGCTGACGCTGCTGGCCGACATGATGGTCAAGCTCACCGATCATGACAGCCTGTCGGGCGAGACCGTGCGTCGCCGGCTGGCCGAGAACGACCTCAAGCCGTGGCGCAGGGACATGTGGTGCATCCCCTATGTCGACGGCGAATACGTCGCCCGCATGGAGGACGTGCTCGACCTCTACGCCGAGGCGCCGGATCCCGTCCGGCCGCTGGTCTGCTTCGACGAGACCCCCGTCCAGCTCATCGGCGAGGTCCGTCAGCCGATTCCAGCCGAGCCGGGACAGCGCGAGCGCTACGATTACGAGTACCGCCGCAACGGCACCGTCAATCTCTTCGTCACCTTCGACCCGCATCGTGGCTGGCGCAACGTCAAGGTCACCGAGCACCGCGCCGCCGTGGACTACGCCTACTGCATGCGCGAACTCGTCGACGTCCATTATCCCGACGCCGACTGCATCCGCCTCGTGCAGGACAATCTGTCGATCCATACCGCCGGCGCGTTGTATCAAGCATTTGCGCCTGCCGAGGCCCGTCGCATCCTGCGCCGCCTCGAATTCCACTTCACCCCGAAACACGCCAGTTGGCTCAATATGGTCGAGTGCGAGATCAGCGTGCTCCAGCGCCAGTGCCTCGGCCGCCGCATCGACGACCCCAAAAGGCTCCGAAACGAGATCGCAGCATGGCAAAAGCGGCGGAATAAAACCCGAGCCCGCATCAAATGGATGTTCACAACCGATAAAGCCCGCGCCAAACTCGCCCGCGCCTATTCAGCCACCGCCAAAGAGTCAAAATCACTGTGA
- a CDS encoding ester cyclase: MADKKSAAAPLIEKFAATLSAHDLAAFAALFSDNYVNHQLSAAAPPPPQGKSPKQGTVAVFTARLAGIPDLKVEIESTVASGDRAAASFVYSGTHNGPLSGVAPTGRALRFTSCDIFRVQGGLIVEHWGMGDIAGVLAQLKA, from the coding sequence ATGGCGGACAAGAAGAGCGCAGCCGCACCGTTGATTGAAAAGTTTGCAGCGACTTTGAGCGCGCACGACCTCGCGGCGTTCGCGGCGCTGTTCTCTGATAATTACGTCAACCACCAGCTCAGCGCGGCCGCACCGCCGCCGCCGCAGGGCAAGTCGCCGAAGCAGGGGACGGTGGCAGTTTTTACTGCGCGGCTGGCCGGAATACCGGACCTCAAGGTGGAGATCGAGTCGACGGTCGCGTCGGGCGATCGTGCTGCCGCAAGCTTCGTCTATAGCGGCACCCATAACGGCCCGCTTTCGGGAGTTGCGCCAACCGGTCGCGCGCTCCGATTCACCTCCTGCGATATCTTCAGGGTTCAAGGCGGCCTGATTGTCGAGCATTGGGGCATGGGCGATATCGCCGGAGTCCTGGCGCAGTTGAAGGCCTGA
- a CDS encoding tautomerase family protein: protein MPLLCFDLVEGRSERQLRKILDVTHEVLVDTFNVPHRDRYQIVREHPPSRMIIEDTGLGIKRTPNMLVLQVTTRPRSRVMKQTFYSSLVERLADQCGISPSDVVVTFVTNTDGDWSFGLGRAQFLTGEL, encoded by the coding sequence ATGCCCCTTTTGTGCTTCGATCTTGTTGAGGGACGTTCGGAACGGCAGCTCAGAAAGATACTAGACGTGACCCATGAGGTGTTGGTCGACACATTCAACGTACCTCATCGCGACCGCTATCAAATCGTGAGGGAGCACCCGCCTTCTAGAATGATCATCGAGGACACGGGCCTTGGTATCAAGCGCACACCCAACATGCTTGTCCTTCAAGTCACGACTCGCCCTCGCAGCCGCGTGATGAAGCAAACATTCTACAGTTCGTTGGTGGAACGGCTTGCCGATCAATGCGGCATTTCGCCGAGCGACGTTGTCGTGACGTTCGTAACGAACACCGATGGGGATTGGTCATTTGGGCTGGGACGTGCCCAGTTTCTCACGGGTGAGCTCTAA
- a CDS encoding CoA-acylating methylmalonate-semialdehyde dehydrogenase yields the protein MVRQVQHYINGQRVSGRNERSSFVFNPATGEQAASVPIANAADVADAVAAAVKAAPGWAATTPLRRARILNRFLRILEERTSQLADVIVAEHGKVHSDAVGEIQRGMEVVEFATAAPQLLKGEITENVGTRVDSYSMRQPLGVVAGITPFNFPAMVPMWMFPVALACGNTFILKPSERDPSASVIVAEWLKEAGLPDGVFGVVHGDKETVDALLHHPDISAISFVGSTPIAKYIYETSASTGKRCQALGGAKNHMIIMPDADMDQAVDALMGAAFGSAGERCMAISVAVPVGETTANRLISALEPKIHSLKIGPGTDPEAEMGPLVTKQHLDKVRGYIDAGVAEGAKLLVDGRGFNMQGYEDGYFIGGSLFDHVTPNMKIYKEEIFGPVLSVARAADYDTAARMINEHEFGNGTSIFTRDGDAAREFAHKIKIGMVGINVPIPVPMAFHSFGGWKASIFGDHHMHGPEGVRFYTRMKTITSRWPTGIRAGAEFVMPTMS from the coding sequence GTGGTTCGGCAAGTTCAGCATTATATCAATGGCCAGCGCGTATCTGGCCGCAACGAGCGGTCATCGTTCGTCTTCAACCCTGCGACCGGTGAGCAAGCGGCATCGGTGCCGATCGCGAACGCCGCGGATGTGGCGGATGCCGTCGCTGCAGCCGTGAAGGCCGCGCCGGGGTGGGCGGCGACGACGCCCTTGCGACGAGCGAGGATCCTCAACCGTTTCCTCAGAATCCTCGAGGAACGGACGAGCCAGCTCGCGGACGTTATCGTCGCCGAGCATGGAAAGGTCCACTCCGACGCGGTCGGCGAAATTCAGCGTGGTATGGAAGTTGTCGAGTTCGCGACGGCCGCCCCGCAGCTGTTGAAGGGCGAGATCACCGAGAACGTCGGAACGCGCGTCGATAGCTACTCGATGCGCCAGCCTCTCGGCGTGGTCGCCGGCATTACCCCGTTCAATTTCCCCGCCATGGTGCCGATGTGGATGTTTCCCGTGGCTCTTGCCTGCGGCAACACCTTCATCCTGAAGCCCTCCGAGCGCGATCCGTCGGCGTCCGTGATCGTGGCAGAATGGCTCAAGGAAGCGGGTCTGCCCGACGGCGTATTCGGGGTGGTCCATGGCGACAAGGAGACCGTCGACGCGCTGCTGCATCATCCCGACATCTCGGCGATCAGCTTCGTGGGATCCACGCCGATCGCAAAGTACATCTACGAGACCTCCGCCAGCACTGGAAAGCGCTGCCAGGCGCTGGGCGGTGCCAAGAACCACATGATCATCATGCCGGACGCGGACATGGACCAGGCGGTCGATGCCCTGATGGGCGCCGCCTTCGGCTCGGCCGGTGAGCGTTGCATGGCGATCTCCGTCGCAGTGCCGGTCGGCGAGACAACTGCGAACCGGCTGATCTCGGCGCTGGAGCCGAAGATCCACAGCCTCAAGATCGGACCTGGCACGGATCCTGAAGCGGAAATGGGGCCGCTGGTCACGAAGCAGCACTTGGACAAGGTCAGGGGCTATATCGACGCCGGCGTCGCAGAGGGTGCCAAGCTGCTCGTCGACGGGCGCGGCTTCAACATGCAGGGCTACGAAGACGGCTACTTCATCGGCGGGTCGTTGTTCGATCATGTCACTCCGAACATGAAGATCTACAAGGAAGAGATCTTTGGCCCCGTGCTGTCCGTCGCCCGTGCGGCCGACTACGACACTGCCGCGCGCATGATCAACGAGCACGAGTTCGGCAACGGCACCTCGATCTTCACGCGTGACGGCGACGCGGCTCGGGAGTTCGCGCACAAGATCAAGATCGGCATGGTCGGCATCAACGTGCCGATCCCGGTACCGATGGCATTCCATTCCTTCGGAGGCTGGAAGGCGTCGATCTTCGGCGACCACCACATGCATGGCCCGGAAGGCGTCCGCTTCTATACCCGGATGAAGACGATCACGAGCCGCTGGCCAACCGGCATTCGCGCCGGCGCCGAGTTCGTGATGCCCACCATGTCATGA